A genomic window from Litoreibacter janthinus includes:
- the hfq gene encoding RNA chaperone Hfq yields the protein MAADKQNLQDAFLNNVRKTKIPVTIFLINGVKLQGVITWFDNFCVLLRRDGQSQLVYKHAISTIMPSQPINLYDGEE from the coding sequence ATGGCCGCTGATAAGCAAAACCTTCAAGATGCATTTCTGAATAATGTCCGGAAAACGAAGATTCCGGTGACGATCTTTTTGATCAACGGCGTCAAATTGCAGGGCGTCATCACTTGGTTTGATAACTTCTGTGTCTTGCTACGTCGTGATGGTCAGTCGCAGCTGGTCTATAAGCATGCGATCTCTACGATTATGCCATCGCAGCCCATCAACCTTTATGACGGTGAAGAGTAA